Proteins co-encoded in one Yamadazyma tenuis chromosome 1, complete sequence genomic window:
- a CDS encoding uncharacterized protein (EggNog:ENOG503P5CV; COG:S), giving the protein MQFKTVVGAAALATLASASNVTVTTDIVVTDFTTYCPASTEFVVNNATITVTEATTITISGACTIPTTYVTSAPASSTVAPAVETATGAANKVVVGAAAGLAAVAALL; this is encoded by the coding sequence ATGCAATTCAAGACCGTCGTTGGTGCCGCCGCTTTGGCCACTTTAGCTTCCGCCAGTAACGTTACCGTTACCACTGACATTGTTGTCACTGACTTCACTACTTACTGCCCAGCTTCTACTGAGTTTGTTGTCAACAACGCCACTATCACTGTGACTGAGGCCACTACTATCACCATCTCTGGTGCTTGTACCATCCCAACCACCTACGTTACCTCCGCTCCAGCTTCTTCTACCGTTGCTCCAGCTGTTGAAACAGCTACCGGTGCCGCTAACAAGGTTGTCGTTGGtgctgctgctggtttGGCCGCTGTTGCTGCTTTGTTGTAA